Proteins encoded by one window of Pseudonocardia sp. HH130629-09:
- a CDS encoding helix-turn-helix domain-containing protein, whose product MAAGIPEQRSGQDAPFLTVAEVADRMRVSRMTVYRLVHSGELPAVRFGRSFRVPPESVEALIESARYTGG is encoded by the coding sequence GGCCGCAGGGATCCCGGAGCAACGGTCCGGGCAGGACGCGCCGTTCCTCACCGTGGCAGAGGTGGCGGACCGGATGCGGGTCTCCCGGATGACGGTGTACCGGCTGGTGCACTCCGGGGAGCTCCCCGCGGTGCGGTTCGGGCGCTCGTTCCGAGTGCCACCGGAGTCGGTGGAGGCGCTGATCGAGTCGGCGCGCTACACCGGCGGTTGA